The stretch of DNA CGATGAACACAGATATGTGGGAACAGCAGGCAGTTCAGCGAAATTGGCAGCAAGTTCAAGCTGACTCCCGCTATCACACAGTTGGGCCAGGAGCAGGGCTGTTAGCTTGCGATCGCGTTGGGGCAGGCCGCATGGCAGAACCAGGGGAAATTTTGCCGCACTTGCTCTCCTTGTTGCATACGCAAGGCCAACGAGATTTAGCTGGTAAGCAGATATTAATTAGCGCGGGTGGTACTCGTGAGCATCTTGATCCCGTTCGTTTTATTGGCAATCCTTCCACTGGCAAAATGGGCTTGGCTTTAGCCCAGGCGGCACTCCATCGAGGTGCTCAGGTTACACTGGTGCATGCCCCTTTGCTTGGGGTTGGGGGAGGTTTTGCGGGAGTGCGATCGTTCCCAGTTGTTAGTGCTGAGGAAATGCGCCAAGCTTTGCTGGAATGCCTACCAGATGCAGATTGGATTGTGATGTCAGCCGCAGTAGCCGATGTCAAACCTGCTGAATATCACGCGGAAAAACTGCCAAAGCGATCGCTCCCGTCTACTCTACTGTTAGCTTCAGTTCCGGACATTGCCGCTGAAATTGGCACCCTCAAACAACCGCACCAGCGTCTGATCGGTTTTGCAGCCCAAACCGGAGATATTATCACCCCTGCTTTAGATAAATTGCGGCGCAAGAAACTAGATGCGATCGCGGCCAACCCGGTTGATCAACCGGATAGCGGTTTTGGCACAGATACCAATC from Trichocoleus desertorum ATA4-8-CV12 encodes:
- the coaBC gene encoding bifunctional phosphopantothenoylcysteine decarboxylase/phosphopantothenate--cysteine ligase CoaBC, coding for MLQGKRVLIGISGGIAAYKICEVVSSLAKAGAEVRVIVTQSAQAFVSPLTFATLSRHPAYNDQDFWQPVHGRPLHIELGEWAEVLLLAPLTANTLAKLVYGLADNLLTNTVLASTCPVLLAPAMNTDMWEQQAVQRNWQQVQADSRYHTVGPGAGLLACDRVGAGRMAEPGEILPHLLSLLHTQGQRDLAGKQILISAGGTREHLDPVRFIGNPSTGKMGLALAQAALHRGAQVTLVHAPLLGVGGGFAGVRSFPVVSAEEMRQALLECLPDADWIVMSAAVADVKPAEYHAEKLPKRSLPSTLLLASVPDIAAEIGTLKQPHQRLIGFAAQTGDIITPALDKLRRKKLDAIAANPVDQPDSGFGTDTNQAVLLDVNGRRVPVPQCSKLEMAHRLFDFVQTMPSA